Below is a window of Lacibacter sp. H407 DNA.
GTGATAATATTTTGCAGTTGTTGAATAAACCACAAGCTTATCAAAACAGGAAACTTTATTGGCATTATCCGCATTACAGCAATCAGGGTGGTAAACCAGGATCAGCAATACGTTCAGGAAATTATAAACTCATTTATAATTATGAAGATGAAAGTGTGGAGTTGTATGATGTGGTGAATGATATTGCTGAAAAAAATAATATCGCATCTGTCAATAAGAAAAAAACAAATCAACTCAGGAAGAAGTTGCAAAAGTGGCTCAAGCAAAATAAAGCACTCATGCCATACAAGAACACCGCATATAATCCATCAGCAGTTGCGGGTGCAAAGAAGGTGCATGAATAATTGGTTCATTTCCTCATAGTGTATTTGATTCTTATATCAAATTATTCTAAACAAAATCCGTTGTTGTTTGTTTAATAGTTTCAGTATAATCGGCAATAAAATGTAAAACATTTCAGTGCTGCAAAACTTGCTTGTTTTTTACACTCGTCACGTACAACCCAATGAACTGAATACACCGCATTTTTGAAGCACTAACCCACCTACCATATTAAATTTTGTTGCTTACTTAGTTGTGTAATTCTAAATTAAACTAAAACTGAAACGATGCTTGTGCTAAAAAGGAATTTACCCTCTCACATTGGCTTATTCTGTCTCTTATTTTTAATGAGCCTTCAGTCATTTTCACAAACAAGAACTGTAAGCGGTACAGTTATGAATGCAGGTGATAATACGCCTGTTGTTGGTGTGTCAGTTGTACAACAAGGCTCTGCAAAAGGTACTTCAACTGACCAGAAAGGTTCTTTCAGCCTGAGTGTAATCGGCAGCAAACCCGTGCTTGTGTTCAGTAGTGTTGGATTTCAAACCTACACATTAACATGGGATGGCTCATCTGCCATTGCCATTCAACTGGAACCTGAAGTTTCAGCATTGCAGGATGTTGTGGTGGTGGGTTATGGTACTCAGAAAAAAATTAATCAAACAGGTGCAACACAAACGTTAAAATTGGACGATGCCGTAAACCAACCGGTAACCAATTCTTCACAACTGATGTACGGAAAGTTTTCCGGCGTACAACTTACACAAGGCAACGGATTGCCCGGAGCAGATGGTTCTACCATTACGATTCGTGGTGTAGGAACATTTGGATCAGTTACTCCGTTGGTGGTGATCGATAATATTCAGTACAGTGGTTTGGAAGTGTTCAATAATTTAGCACCTTCTGATATTGAAAGTATTTCAGTATTGAAAGATGCATCTGCCAGTGCAATTTATGGTGCAAGAGGCGCTAATGGTGTCATCGTTGTTACTACCAAAAAAGGGAAAAGCGGTGCTATGAGTGTTATCTATAATAGCTATACCGGTTTTCAGGAAGTAACAGTGGTGCCGAAGTACCTCAATGCTGTGCAATATGCTACACTGAAAAACGAAAAAGATATTAATGCAAATACGTCTCCCAATCCAACCAATATCCGTTATACGCCGGCAAATATTCAGGCCATCATTGATGGTTCCAATCCGGATCAATATGCAAATACAAACTGGGCAAAAGAAATTTTAAGAAGAGCGCCCATTCAAAATCATTACCTCGCCTTTTCTGGTGGAAGCGAGAAGACCACTTACAGAGTTTCACTTGGTTACCTGAACCAGGAGGCCATTGTAAGAGGTAAATTCAAAAACGAGCGTTTCAACTTAAGTTTAAATATTAATTCAAACGTAAAGAATTGGTTAACCATTTCCAACGTTACCAATATGTACTGGACCCGTTTCAAAGGGCCATCTGGTGGTGCTGATGCCATTACGGGTGAAGGGGGGATCATCAATCAGTTTCAACGTTCGGCTCCAACCATTCCTGCTTATTATTCCAATGGTGCGTATGGTATTGTGGATGGCTCTTACCAATATACCAACTTCAGTTATCCTTCTACCAATCCTCTTCAACGAGGCGTGTTGGGCGATTACAGTAGTGATGATATTAATATAGCAGAGCGGTTTGGAATAAAAGTGGATTTCAACAAACAACTTTCGTTTGAAACCAGTGGAAGTGTGAACATGAGTTTTGGTAACACATCTAATTTTAATCCAACAAATACAACCTACGACTGGGCGGGAAATCTGGTAGGTCAAAACGCAGTCAATAGTTTGAATAACGGAACAAGTTTTAATTACCGGTTGTTAAATGAAAATATTTTACGCTACGCTAAAAAATTCGGAGACAGACATGATTTTTCTGTATTGGCAGGTCACTCTGTAATTTATAACAGGAACGATGGCTTCTCCGGTTCTTTACAATCGTTTCCCACAAATGCTTTACAAGAGTTTGATGCAGGTGGTGTACTCAATCCAAACGTAAATGGTAGTGCATCTGAAGAAGCGGTTCAATCGTTCTTCTCCCGTATCAATTATATCTATGACGGGAAGTACTTGCTTGAATTTAATGTAAGAAGAGATGGCTCTTCTAAATTCGGACCTACAAATCGCTATGCAAATTTCCCATCAGCCTCTGCTGGCTGGAGAATCAGCGATGAGAAATTTATGAGTAAGATAGGTTGGCTTTCTGATTTAAAATTAAGAGCGAGCTGGGGTATTACCGGCAATGACAATATCGGAAATTATATTTTTGATCAAAC
It encodes the following:
- a CDS encoding SusC/RagA family TonB-linked outer membrane protein, producing MSLQSFSQTRTVSGTVMNAGDNTPVVGVSVVQQGSAKGTSTDQKGSFSLSVIGSKPVLVFSSVGFQTYTLTWDGSSAIAIQLEPEVSALQDVVVVGYGTQKKINQTGATQTLKLDDAVNQPVTNSSQLMYGKFSGVQLTQGNGLPGADGSTITIRGVGTFGSVTPLVVIDNIQYSGLEVFNNLAPSDIESISVLKDASASAIYGARGANGVIVVTTKKGKSGAMSVIYNSYTGFQEVTVVPKYLNAVQYATLKNEKDINANTSPNPTNIRYTPANIQAIIDGSNPDQYANTNWAKEILRRAPIQNHYLAFSGGSEKTTYRVSLGYLNQEAIVRGKFKNERFNLSLNINSNVKNWLTISNVTNMYWTRFKGPSGGADAITGEGGIINQFQRSAPTIPAYYSNGAYGIVDGSYQYTNFSYPSTNPLQRGVLGDYSSDDINIAERFGIKVDFNKQLSFETSGSVNMSFGNTSNFNPTNTTYDWAGNLVGQNAVNSLNNGTSFNYRLLNENILRYAKKFGDRHDFSVLAGHSVIYNRNDGFSGSLQSFPTNALQEFDAGGVLNPNVNGSASEEAVQSFFSRINYIYDGKYLLEFNVRRDGSSKFGPTNRYANFPSASAGWRISDEKFMSKIGWLSDLKLRASWGITGNDNIGNYIFDQTYNTGLDYFLGTNTIVSAVAVTRLANPTIRWEKVEQYDIGLDAGFFRNRLSVTADYFKRMSSDVLYGNFPIPASIGVTSLAAQNAASMVNSGVELAVNYRGNFKGLNYSVGASMSKFADNQVTGLGDRGIETINNESIIRIGVPFNAYFGYKAIGIFQTAAEVAAAPKQFGSNFTAPGDIQYADLSGPDGKPDGVINAQDRTVIGNPYPSMIYNFNTSLSYKGFDFNVVLEGLNGLDRILNDNGQQPMEGDRNNALAYWIDRWTPQNPSTKLPRLGGVNNQVTSDFYIEDVSYLRMRNLEIGYTLPLRFTEKAGMSKLRIYVGGQNLLTFTKLENFDPERARGGNTDQSAPLYKIYTIGLNVKF